The Portunus trituberculatus isolate SZX2019 chromosome 50, ASM1759143v1, whole genome shotgun sequence genome includes the window TCGTATCTAGACCTAATGGCACTGATGATAATAGACAGGTGGCGCCAATACCACGCTAcggtttgaaaaagaaaaactaatatatatatatatatatatatatatatatatatatatatatatatatatatatatatatatatatatatatatatatatatatatatatatatatatatatatatatattatataactcACCTGGGGACCACCAGCGGCGGCCGTGAACACCGTCATGATGCAGTTACTGAAGGCCATGAACACGTCTTCGCTCTGGATTAGCTTCTTGGCGCAGGCGATCATCTTGTTCCCCTCGCACTCATCAGGGCCATGCTGGCAAACGAAGATGTAGGAATCCCCGACGGCATAGTCCTGTTATGGGTTAGAGAGATTCTTATAGTGCCATGAAGATCCtcgactttttttctctctcttggtgcGTTGGCGGCAGAAAGACTGGTAATACTACaactcgagaaaaaaaaaagagggagagaaaaaaaaaaaagctatgacGGTGCACGCATGTACCTTTAATTGTCTTTCTTGTATACTTGAAAATCTTTCATTGCGCACATCCGCTCTTTAAGTTACCTGCGCTTTCCCATAGGCATTGACATCGAGAAGCATTATGTCCTTGAGTTCCTGGTATACCGGGTACAGCTGCGTGATGACGAACTTCTTACTGTCGGGACACAGCGTCTCGTAATACACCGACACCTTCACCGGGTCTGCAGCGGCCTGGCGATAGATGATAAATTCGTTaatatacattttctctctctctctctctctctctctctctctctctctctctctctctctctctctctctctctctctctctctctctctcatctaaccAATGAAATCAATGTACTGCGGATACTCACAGTGAGCCGAGCCAAGCCTAGGagtgccagcagcagcagcggcatcATGGTGGTATGTTACTGTCACTCTGAGCGGATGACAAGTGACCAACTACCGCTGATGGCACCCACCACTTATATCTCACTTGACTCTTCGTCTGTACTTCGCCCCGCTTCATCAATACTGTTATCACGTGTCGTCTACGCAcatcacctattttttttctatgcatttatagcttttcttcatcttttattattatttgtggtgTTTACTTCCTTATGCGTAACTTATCTGTCAGTATTTAGCAATTTTCTGAAAATATTGTAATGTATATTTTTCAGGTTATTTTACTTACCGTACTGCGATAAACTTTGTTTCTTTAAGGtacaaaatattttaaaatgACGTTACATTCATTGTTGGTTGAATGAACATGT containing:
- the LOC123500036 gene encoding gamma-interferon-inducible lysosomal thiol reductase-like, with the translated sequence MMPLLLLALLGLARLTAAADPVKVSVYYETLCPDSKKFVITQLYPVYQELKDIMLLDVNAYGKAQDYAVGDSYIFVCQHGPDECEGNKMIACAKKLIQSEDVFMAFSNCIMTVFTAAAGGPQCAEKHGIDFAPIQLCYSSSEGRRLLHEVGVKQRTAAPNLDYVPWIIINDVYTDNQQTEAEKDLKKVVCDAYTGDKPAACGEGRFMRFPIYSRRPYGSHGFQNWFSRYWNY